AAGAAACCTGCCTTTGGCCTTCAGGATACGGTAGATGAACACAGCCCCTGAAAGGAGAACGGTAGCATATAGCCCATCTTCTATTTGAGCGAAGACACTGACAGTAACACCggtaaagaagatgaacaCCTCGATAGGCGAAATTCTCCAGAACTGGTAAATGGTGCTGGGAGGTGTGACGAGATCTCCTACGGCGTGAATGATGACGGCCGCAAGAGCGGCACTTGGTATATAAAAGAAGACAGTAGTCAATAGGTACGTTGCAAGTAAAACCACTAGTCCAGTGATTATCCCAGCAGCGGGGGTTCGTACACCAGCTTTCGACTGAATCGCAGTACGACTGAATGAGCCTGTAGCTGGATATGCCCCAAGGAATGGCCCAATAAGGTTAGCCATCCCAATGGCAACCATCTCCTGAGATGGATCGATGGTGTAGTTGTTGACACGCCCAAACGACTTGGAAATCGCCATATGCTCAACAAgcaagacgatgacggtAGCTGGTAGATAAGGAACAAAGTCCGAAATGAGCTCCGTCGTTAGTTTCGGAACCCTAATATTCTGGAATCCTTTTACGTTGTTAGTTTTTTTTTGACTCAAGTAGATGGATTGTGCTGAAGATACCTTTTGGGATTACCCCTAGAACCTTAAATAGAGGATCGTCTTTTCTATGCATGTTGACGACCCAGCTCATTACTGTATACACTAGAATAACAAAAACCGTACGCATTGTGTTGGTGAAGAACAACAGTCTTTTATGCTTTGGATATCGCTCTGCCGCTGCGGTGAAACCTTGACGGATAAGGTATAAGATCGATAGGGCTGAGACTCCAACGATAGCATCGTAACCTGCCTCTCCGAGATATTCGATCGTATTTGCAAGGATTTTGTATGGCGGGTCTCGGTTCGAAAATCCTGACAGACCGAGAAGTGCTGGTAGTTGGCCGATGCAAATTGTGATGGCGGAGCCTGTCATAAAAGCTGAAAGAGAGGTGATGGAAATGAGGTCGACTATCCACCCGCACCTCAGTAGTCCAATAACGAGGACAATGAAGCCCGCGATAACTGACAACGCTGACGCAACAATATGGGCCGGGACGTTTTGTCCCGAATCTTGGACATCCTGAACAACATTCCCAACGACGGTCGAAAGAACTGCAACGGGACCGATAGATATATCCTTAGAGGTACCGAATATCCAGTAGATCATGGGCCCTATAAAAGACGAGTAAAGACCAAACTGGGGTTCCAGGTTTGCGAGAATAGCATAGGCCATGCCTTGTGGAACAACTATAGTACCTATGGTAATACCAGCGACCAAATCACCCGCAAACCATTGCATGTTGTAGTGGCTGATCCAAGCAGCGAATGGGAATAACGATTTTGCATATGCaacaacctcctccttcgacgGGATTTTCTCTCTAATCCATTCCAACGATGTGGGTTCAGTTTCGTAGAACGAATTGTGTCTTTGCTCTGAAGCAATGGATGAACTGCTTGGTATCTCGGCCTGTAGGTCTTGTTTTTGGTCTTCGAGTTTTATGCCCAGAATGTTAGCCACCCCCTTACTCAACGGATTTGTGTGGCCTAGCATCATACGTATCGGCTGATgccaaaagagaaaagaaaagttTTGCGTGAAGAGAAGACCCAGACTACGACAGCAAAGGATGATCTCGCCCTTTAGCTTCTTTTCAATATAAAGCAGTCGCTAGCTCAGACAGAGCCATCGCTCGTATGTGTCTGTCAGCTCTGATCCTAATGATATGAAACCTGCTCTGAAGTGAAGCAGTCAGTGATCACCGGACCAGCTGCAAGTACCCAATTTCATTTAGAGGCGTGGAGGTCTgagttgttcaagaaggcGTATGGTAGCCAGTAGCTGGCTTAGTACTGTTCTTCTTGCAAATAGGACAATAGCAAAGGCGTTGATCTTTGATCTTGTGGTCTGGAGTCTTAGTCTAGGCCGATGACGAATATCGTGGGGTGTAAGGCGACATAATCGTCGGAGGTTGCAACGTGGGATAATGAGTTCACAAAATTGGGAGACAAAAACAGAAATCCGACAATACGTTCTAGCTGGAATAACTGTGTAATTTCAAAAGGTAAAGTAAGGAGGCTGTAACTCGAAGAAGACCAGTGCTATCGTGTGGCAAGGGTTTCAATTTTGTATTTAAAGAGTGGTAAAACTCATGATGAGCCCGGTGAAACTGGTAATCCCTGAGCCATCGGCAATCGGCATTGTGTGGAGAGAAGATATGGAGGGGCAGAATGTGTTGTCATGGCTTCTGTTCAGCGGATTCTCCATTCTTTTCTGAATAAATGGCAAAAGTCGTGTGGTGCTTGGTCAGTTTGTGAGCATTTGGATTCAGCACGGTATAAAAATGGGTGTTTTGTGATGTCGCAATCGCCACTTTCCCCTTCGTGGTAATAGCGTAACAAGATCAGGAAAATAAGTGTATCAAACCCCACGTCTGAGATCCTGTAGTCCCAAGAAAACCAAAAATGTCACACAACTAAGTTAGTGATATCCCGATATTTGCGACAATAGTCAAGTCAGCAAATTTGCTAGATGATCGTTGAGCATACAGCAATGACAGTTTCTCGTTGATGTAATACCTAAGGGAAGTCGACCTAAACCTGAGTGGACGCTGATATGAACTACCTATTCAAAGCTCTACTACGTAGTACTACTCCGTAAATATATCCTAAACTTACATAAACACCTCTATCCGTAGATCTTTTTACTTTAGAAGAGAGCCCCTACCTACCTCCACAACTATCttcctacctacctatatcGAATACCATAGACTTTCAATACATCTTCTTAATTGGCGAgcactacctaccttaatAACTAAGttattaataatatagtAAGAGGAAGGAGAACTTGAGGTCGTGCTATAAAAGCAGAaaacaagccaagaagcctaAGGTTTTCCAACTTTGAGAGTTTTCACTTGAGATTACCTACCTAATCTCCGGAGTTTGTTATAATATGGGAAATCAAGTAATGAGGATATACATCCATACTAGTAGACAAATAGCGAACTAGATTTCTTACGAGTAGGTACTCCCCAAACCTACCCAAGACTTGCTTGCATATAGCATCCGCCTACGGGTGCCTGATAAGTCAGCGAATCGGCCCATCCGGCTCTGATCCGGCTTCAAAATAGCACATCTGAAACCCAAGCTCTTGATAAATGATGTGCATTCCTCAATGTCGTGGGCTggcaaacaccaagacacCCAAAGTACTCCGTAATCAGGGGCCAAACAGCCTTTGTGAGTTATGGGATTGGATTAATAGAGTGTGTCGACTGAAAGTTGATATGACCTGCTACAAGAACAACTGGTGGCATTGGTCAGCCAAGATAGATTTCAATAGGTCTTACGGAGTAGTGTAGAGGTTGATTGAAGAACGCGAAACCAACACGAATCATCATTGTCCCTAAATCCACGTCACGTCCCTTTcataggtaccttacttCAACTCAGCCTCCAGCCTCCCCGTTAATCTAATACTGCGCTCCGAACGACTAAAACCGTCAGCGTCATCAGCCCTAATTAATATCCCCATCAACTCGGCTATCTGGCTCTTTCTCGCATGTATTGACGCTTGACACCCATGCCTACCCCTATGGTCGTGGTTTGACAAACTCTCCTCAAGCATCGCAACCATGGAGCCACCTTCCAACTCCAATTCTATTTTCAAATCGGCGATCCCCTCACTCCCCGCCCCGGCTACAACACAACTCCAGGCCCCGCCATCGCCGCGGACTCATCGCGCCCTTCGACGCCTTCAATCTGCGCACACTCTTGGAGCCCGCGCTCGCGAGCAAGGCACGCCCTCGCTCATCTCCCAGCAGCGCCACCGCGACACCCAGCGCAATGcttcaccaacaagaccatcacAAGCGCCTCCTGCTACTTCAGGCACACCCAGCTTCTCCCAGAATATCAATCGCTCACCTCAGCGCGGGCGCGCTA
This genomic interval from Fusarium verticillioides 7600 chromosome 1, whole genome shotgun sequence contains the following:
- a CDS encoding SulP family sulfate permease; protein product: MMLGHTNPLSKGVANILGIKLEDQKQDLQAEIPSSSSIASEQRHNSFYETEPTSLEWIREKIPSKEEVVAYAKSLFPFAAWISHYNMQWFAGDLVAGITIGTIVVPQGMAYAILANLEPQFGLYSSFIGPMIYWIFGTSKDISIGPVAVLSTVVGNVVQDVQDSGQNVPAHIVASALSVIAGFIVLVIGLLRCGWIVDLISITSLSAFMTGSAITICIGQLPALLGLSGFSNRDPPYKILANTIEYLGEAGYDAIVGVSALSILYLIRQGFTAAAERYPKHKRLLFFTNTMRTVFVILVYTVMSWVVNMHRKDDPLFKVLGVIPKGFQNIRVPKLTTELISDFVPYLPATVIVLLVEHMAISKSFGRVNNYTIDPSQEMVAIGMANLIGPFLGAYPATGSFSRTAIQSKAGVRTPAAGIITGLVVLLATYLLTTVFFYIPSAALAAVIIHAVGDLVTPPSTIYQFWRISPIEVFIFFTGVTVSVFAQIEDGLYATVLLSGAVFIYRILKAKGRFLGKVKVHSVIGDHVIGDDHRKVVGEYGTIEDSDVSARNVFIPLGHGDGSNPEVEVDHPYPGIFIYRFSEGFNYPNANSSLDYLTDFIQSNTQRSCPEAFERPGDRPWNNPGPRKSAKRPVNSDPDSALPTLKAVILDFSSVNNVDITSIQRLIDIRNQLDSYASPDGVDWHFSCIHNRWSKRALVSAGFGVPYKPNEGTAPRRWKSIFSVAEIGGKDSAVAIAQETDLDEMAPIHTDNTDEEPLIGGFSSVKSYGSMSSGDLEKQRRRGAVVHGLDKPLFHVDLTSALQNAITNVEERAISRETAHD